The Qingrenia yutianensis genome includes a window with the following:
- a CDS encoding alpha-mannosidase: MYLLTEKLRVISEDLKELRYQNKQNITEIFLNENADGGQIEKCPKDGWKKFQSGGIWGGYDKHMWFKTTVEMLPENEGKTVVFGVFTGKEGQWDAKNPQFYAYVNGKIIQGMDVNHTEFVLTKNAKRNEVFEIVLYAYSGMNEDTANFKCYTANFDENINALYYDIFVPLSVAKLLDKEDKRRVDILEYLNNTANILDTREIPSADFDKSVKDALCYIETEFYGKYCGNSDVTAKCVGHTHIDVAWLWTLAQTREKTVRSFSTVLNLMKQYPEYVFMSSQPQLYQYLKEENPALYGEIKERVKEGRWEAEGAMWLEADCNLTSGESLVRQILFGKRFFKEEFNKDNKILWLPDVFGYSAALPQILKKSGVDYFMTTKISWSEYDKMPYDTFMWEGIDGTKILTYFITTRDYDVPDSQHFTTYVGKMTPSEVMGSWKRFQQKDVSDEVLICYGYGDGGGGTTPEMVETAKRLSKGIPGCPKVEFSTSLDFFKDLEKKVENAKRMPEWVGELYLELHRGTYTSMARNKKYNRKSEFALMDAELYSVMDKTVLNGEYRQAEINDMWRTVLLNQFHDILPGSSIKEVYEVSKEQYENVLSGADSIKKNALSNIAKNINAPSDGFAVFNQLGFTRSELVEIDNADNFENPVVTASDGTVSNAQKVGNKLLFYAENVPSKGYKTYTVAEGKPAESEIFVSEHRMSNRFFDIEIDKNGNISSIYDKRAERNVLKGTGNVFQAFEDKPKDYDAWEISVYYQQKMWEVNDFCGAEVIENGTERGVLRIKRKFVNSEIVQDICIYKNLDRIDFKTKIDWKEKHILLKTAFPVDVHTNKATYEIQFGNVERPTHWNTSWDMAKFEVCAQKWADISEDGYGVSLLNDCKYGHDIKDGVMRLTLIKSATYPNPDADKELHEFTYSLYPHKDTWREADTVDMAYSLNCPLTCAPAMKNSGTLPCEFSFIETDCKNVVVETVKKAEDSGDIIVRMFECQNRRGKVNAVMFKDILNAAECDLLENETEKVQFDKNTFTFEIKPYEIKTFKIKL, translated from the coding sequence ATGTATTTACTCACTGAAAAATTAAGAGTTATATCGGAAGATTTAAAAGAGCTTCGTTATCAAAACAAACAAAACATTACCGAGATTTTTTTAAACGAAAACGCCGACGGCGGACAGATTGAAAAATGCCCCAAAGACGGCTGGAAAAAGTTTCAATCGGGCGGTATATGGGGCGGATACGACAAGCATATGTGGTTTAAAACCACTGTTGAAATGCTCCCCGAAAACGAGGGGAAAACCGTTGTTTTCGGGGTTTTTACAGGAAAAGAGGGACAGTGGGACGCAAAAAATCCGCAGTTTTACGCATATGTTAACGGCAAAATCATTCAGGGTATGGACGTTAACCACACCGAGTTTGTATTAACCAAAAATGCAAAGCGCAATGAGGTGTTTGAAATCGTTCTTTATGCGTACAGCGGAATGAACGAAGACACCGCGAATTTCAAATGTTACACCGCAAATTTTGATGAAAACATAAACGCGCTTTACTATGACATTTTTGTTCCGCTTTCGGTTGCAAAGCTTCTTGACAAAGAGGACAAAAGGCGCGTCGATATTTTAGAATATCTTAATAACACCGCAAACATTCTCGACACGCGCGAAATTCCGAGTGCGGATTTTGACAAGTCGGTGAAAGACGCGCTTTGCTACATAGAAACCGAGTTCTACGGCAAATACTGCGGAAACAGCGACGTTACCGCAAAATGCGTGGGCCATACGCACATTGACGTTGCGTGGCTCTGGACGCTTGCGCAGACGCGCGAAAAAACCGTGCGCAGTTTTTCGACTGTTTTAAACCTTATGAAACAGTATCCCGAATATGTTTTTATGTCCAGCCAGCCCCAGCTTTATCAGTATTTAAAAGAAGAAAATCCCGCACTTTACGGCGAAATTAAAGAGCGCGTAAAAGAGGGCAGATGGGAAGCCGAGGGCGCAATGTGGCTTGAGGCGGACTGCAATCTCACATCCGGCGAGTCGCTCGTAAGACAGATACTTTTCGGCAAAAGGTTCTTTAAAGAGGAGTTTAACAAAGACAACAAGATTTTGTGGCTTCCCGACGTTTTCGGCTACAGCGCCGCACTTCCGCAAATTCTCAAAAAAAGCGGTGTGGACTACTTTATGACCACAAAAATCAGTTGGAGCGAATACGACAAAATGCCGTACGACACATTTATGTGGGAGGGCATTGACGGCACAAAAATTCTTACATATTTCATCACAACGCGCGACTACGACGTGCCCGACAGTCAGCATTTTACAACGTATGTCGGCAAAATGACGCCGAGCGAAGTTATGGGTTCGTGGAAACGTTTTCAGCAGAAAGACGTGTCGGATGAGGTGCTCATATGCTACGGCTACGGCGACGGGGGCGGCGGAACGACGCCCGAAATGGTTGAAACCGCAAAAAGACTGTCGAAAGGTATTCCGGGTTGCCCGAAAGTGGAGTTTTCAACGTCGCTTGACTTTTTCAAAGACCTTGAAAAAAAGGTGGAAAACGCAAAACGCATGCCCGAATGGGTGGGCGAACTTTACCTCGAACTTCACCGCGGAACGTACACATCTATGGCTCGCAACAAAAAATACAACCGCAAAAGTGAGTTTGCGCTTATGGACGCGGAGCTTTATTCGGTTATGGACAAAACCGTTTTAAACGGCGAATACCGTCAGGCTGAAATCAATGATATGTGGCGAACGGTGCTTTTAAATCAGTTCCACGACATCCTCCCCGGCTCGTCAATCAAAGAGGTTTACGAAGTGTCAAAAGAGCAGTACGAAAATGTTTTGTCGGGTGCGGACAGCATAAAGAAAAACGCATTGTCAAACATTGCGAAGAATATAAACGCTCCGTCCGACGGCTTTGCGGTGTTCAATCAGCTTGGCTTTACGCGCAGTGAGTTAGTTGAAATTGACAATGCCGATAACTTTGAAAACCCCGTTGTTACCGCAAGTGACGGTACTGTATCAAACGCACAGAAGGTCGGAAATAAGCTTTTGTTCTATGCCGAAAACGTTCCGTCAAAGGGATATAAAACATACACGGTAGCCGAGGGCAAACCGGCGGAAAGTGAGATTTTTGTTTCGGAACACCGTATGAGCAACAGATTTTTCGATATTGAAATAGACAAAAACGGCAATATTTCGTCAATTTACGACAAACGTGCCGAAAGAAACGTGTTAAAAGGCACGGGCAACGTATTTCAGGCGTTTGAGGACAAACCGAAAGATTACGACGCGTGGGAAATTTCTGTTTACTATCAGCAAAAAATGTGGGAGGTTAACGATTTCTGCGGTGCCGAGGTTATTGAAAACGGCACAGAGCGCGGAGTTTTGCGCATAAAGAGAAAATTTGTAAATTCCGAAATCGTTCAGGATATTTGCATTTACAAAAACCTTGACCGCATAGATTTCAAAACAAAAATCGACTGGAAAGAAAAGCATATTCTGCTCAAAACCGCATTTCCCGTTGACGTTCACACAAACAAGGCGACATATGAAATTCAATTCGGAAACGTTGAACGTCCGACGCATTGGAACACAAGCTGGGATATGGCAAAATTTGAGGTTTGCGCGCAGAAATGGGCGGATATTTCGGAGGACGGCTACGGCGTGAGCCTTTTGAACGACTGCAAATACGGTCACGATATAAAGGACGGCGTTATGCGTCTGACGCTCATAAAATCGGCAACCTACCCGAACCCCGACGCAGACAAGGAACTTCACGAATTTACATATTCGCTCTATCCGCACAAGGATACCTGGCGTGAGGCAGACACGGTTGATATGGCATATTCCTTAAACTGCCCCCTCACCTGCGCGCCCGCTATGAAAAACAGCGGAACGCTCCCGTGCGAGTTTTCGTTTATCGAAACCGACTGCAAAAATGTTGTTGTCGAAACCGTTAAAAAGGCGGAAGACAGCGGTGACATTATTGTGAGAATGTTTGAGTGCCAAAACAGACGCGGAAAGGTTAACGCGGTGATGTTTAAGGATATTTTAAACGCTGCGGAATGTGACCTTTTGGAAAACGAAACCGAAAAGGTTCAATTTGACAAAAACACATTTACATTTGAAATTAAGCCGTACGAGATAAAAACATTTAAAATTAAACTTTGA
- a CDS encoding glycosyl hydrolase family 95 catalytic domain-containing protein translates to MKTTKNSEKINYAPPLLGNGSLSVMLDYCGRQGKVGAFDGKTCCVPEICVWKAGRRYRYDTIPERPEHKRFTLIPFGMVGEIINGIKNPEPYDWEQTLDTDKGFMQSECKFDGLSIGTRAYVHFDFDLLSVKKTFDRTADYSFVYKLKGADGKKIERLCYTAEKIENGIVVSYEIDGKEMYHGKIYVFCDADVSAECKNDEIMLSKRFENGESASMFVLYCDDFDRADYADFLLEKHSEILENPEKVFEESAQKWADYMSISRVSLGDKKICDVYKTAQYHLKTLSTKWSLPMGINNALWHGVFFAFDEIFTGTALMSSGHFHEAYKICKFRFDTLDRAIQRVSNARVRQANYFCETMEDGRGTGVPGFWTEHVFQNVSIVLNFWEYYKYTGDTEFLKSMAYPVAKHCAAYFMNNMVYTEESGKTVITACTDLERLGPSVTNAYMTTCSAIKLFEVLYSVWRIVSEYDTDAEFAEKCLKTADALRKYLPNDGEKYIPYPNCKDKSIGVLSGCFPYKVQKNDDEMQKKAIENFVSDELKFGNMYSVGRHIAPWYASWKATVYADISDERAYYSLKQATESAGCFAEMFEINEKDCVFRPWFTTAAGSFIYAVNRMLVQREGDVLYIAPALPESEKSFSFKLSAYGNITVEVAVENLKLTDFKIIRNGGENGKIKLKFPKHIDVSDAVKKGIIKQDDLYI, encoded by the coding sequence ATGAAAACCACAAAAAATTCTGAAAAAATAAACTATGCACCGCCTCTTTTGGGAAACGGTTCTTTGTCCGTTATGCTGGACTACTGCGGACGTCAGGGCAAGGTGGGCGCGTTTGACGGCAAAACCTGCTGTGTGCCCGAAATCTGCGTTTGGAAAGCCGGCAGGCGCTACCGTTACGACACAATTCCCGAACGTCCCGAGCACAAGAGATTTACACTCATTCCGTTCGGTATGGTCGGCGAAATCATAAACGGCATTAAAAATCCCGAGCCGTATGACTGGGAGCAAACGCTCGATACCGACAAAGGTTTTATGCAGTCGGAGTGCAAATTTGACGGCTTAAGTATCGGCACGCGCGCGTATGTTCACTTTGATTTCGACTTGCTTTCGGTGAAAAAAACGTTTGACCGCACCGCCGATTATTCGTTTGTTTACAAGCTTAAGGGCGCGGACGGAAAAAAGATTGAACGGCTTTGCTATACCGCGGAAAAAATCGAAAACGGAATTGTTGTTTCGTACGAAATTGACGGCAAGGAAATGTATCACGGCAAGATTTATGTTTTTTGCGATGCAGACGTTTCGGCAGAGTGCAAAAATGACGAAATAATGCTTTCAAAACGTTTTGAAAACGGCGAAAGTGCGAGTATGTTTGTGCTTTACTGCGACGATTTCGACCGTGCGGATTATGCGGATTTTCTGTTGGAAAAACATTCGGAAATTCTTGAAAATCCCGAAAAAGTTTTTGAAGAGAGCGCGCAGAAATGGGCGGATTATATGAGCATATCCCGCGTTTCATTGGGTGATAAAAAGATTTGTGACGTATACAAAACCGCGCAGTATCATTTAAAAACGCTTTCCACAAAGTGGTCGCTTCCGATGGGCATAAACAACGCATTGTGGCACGGCGTGTTTTTCGCGTTTGACGAAATTTTCACGGGTACGGCGCTTATGTCGTCGGGACATTTTCACGAGGCATATAAAATCTGCAAATTTCGTTTTGACACACTGGATAGAGCAATTCAGCGCGTGTCAAATGCGCGGGTGCGCCAGGCGAACTATTTTTGCGAAACTATGGAGGACGGGCGCGGTACGGGCGTTCCGGGATTTTGGACGGAGCACGTTTTTCAGAACGTCAGCATTGTGCTGAATTTCTGGGAATATTATAAATACACGGGTGACACCGAATTTTTGAAGAGTATGGCTTATCCCGTTGCAAAGCACTGCGCGGCATATTTTATGAACAATATGGTCTACACCGAGGAGAGCGGAAAGACCGTAATTACCGCCTGCACCGACCTTGAACGGCTTGGCCCGTCGGTTACCAACGCGTATATGACAACGTGCAGTGCAATAAAGCTTTTTGAGGTGCTTTATTCGGTTTGGCGCATTGTTTCGGAGTATGACACCGATGCGGAATTTGCCGAAAAGTGCCTTAAAACCGCGGACGCACTGCGAAAATATCTTCCGAACGACGGCGAAAAATACATTCCGTATCCGAACTGCAAGGACAAAAGCATAGGCGTTTTGAGCGGTTGTTTTCCGTATAAGGTGCAGAAAAACGACGACGAAATGCAGAAAAAAGCCATTGAGAATTTTGTGTCGGACGAGCTGAAATTCGGCAATATGTACAGCGTAGGACGGCATATCGCGCCGTGGTATGCGTCGTGGAAAGCGACTGTTTATGCCGACATTTCGGACGAAAGAGCGTATTATTCGTTAAAACAGGCAACCGAGTCGGCAGGGTGCTTTGCCGAAATGTTTGAAATCAACGAAAAAGACTGCGTGTTCCGACCGTGGTTCACCACCGCTGCAGGCTCGTTTATTTATGCCGTAAACCGTATGCTCGTTCAGCGTGAGGGCGACGTTTTGTATATCGCGCCGGCGCTCCCCGAAAGCGAGAAAAGCTTTTCATTTAAGCTTTCGGCATACGGAAACATCACGGTTGAGGTTGCGGTTGAAAATCTAAAACTTACCGATTTTAAAATTATCCGCAACGGCGGTGAAAACGGCAAAATCAAGCTGAAATTTCCGAAGCATATCGACGTGTCGGACGCGGTGAAAAAAGGAATTATAAAACAGGACGATTTATACATATAA
- a CDS encoding SGNH/GDSL hydrolase family protein, which yields MKKFTALILILLLILGVNPVFADSAEGYSENFDNGEIGEISIKNTGFYQTDFVGGIGAKSETDKSLALKRPETKEQSGSSIYTEMSLSLYKKYFKFELNFMPLTDDFSHVMFASNSHTPSSPKIYCSDDGYGAEYALNRGKWNKIVFVCENPSVDKTSQTYSAKVDVFVNGNQICNGQTFKFKKNSVGATTVFLRFAMFGKDKTENGAAVYPEFTVYLDDVDIKRYDEYPEIPLPENEPELDITFEGASARANLKNAVMVLAGYGADGALLSAEIAENDGNASLELKGEYASAKVFLFNSFESLTPIAMLGKKRMPTVACWGDSLTEGQGSSDFRNGGTKSYPGVLKTLTGYDVRNMGSAGETAMSIAARQGAVNALLEKDVTIPSDCTEVEIEFKGYNDDGTYAGTLTPRNKKDWNPCVINGVDGELSFKVDTTKNPRVLIWAKFKRKTPGEAVYAPKGTKIFMPNNIKINENADINVIFTGTNGVWNAEDKSGEDYADDLVILIRKMLAKTKNPDKYIIIGLTTRARDDWKITDAKMREAFGEHIVFPRDRIATTEVLTDNGITPTEQDIADIAVGRVPTSLRLAVNDVHYTDVGYAEIAKLVYAKMIELGYCE from the coding sequence ATGAAAAAATTTACGGCTTTAATTTTGATTTTATTACTGATTTTAGGGGTAAATCCCGTTTTTGCGGATTCTGCTGAAGGTTACAGCGAAAATTTCGACAACGGCGAAATCGGGGAAATAAGCATAAAAAATACAGGGTTTTATCAAACGGATTTTGTCGGCGGTATCGGTGCAAAAAGCGAAACCGATAAGTCGCTTGCGTTGAAAAGACCCGAAACGAAAGAACAGTCGGGAAGCAGTATTTACACTGAAATGTCGCTTTCTCTTTACAAAAAATATTTTAAGTTTGAATTAAACTTTATGCCGTTGACGGACGATTTTTCGCACGTTATGTTTGCGTCAAATTCGCACACGCCCTCGTCGCCGAAAATTTACTGTTCCGATGACGGATACGGCGCGGAATATGCGTTAAACCGCGGAAAATGGAATAAAATAGTTTTTGTGTGCGAAAATCCGTCGGTTGACAAAACAAGTCAGACGTATTCCGCAAAGGTTGACGTTTTTGTAAACGGAAATCAAATATGTAACGGTCAGACGTTTAAATTTAAGAAAAACAGCGTCGGCGCAACGACTGTATTTTTGCGTTTTGCAATGTTCGGCAAGGACAAAACCGAAAACGGCGCGGCGGTTTATCCCGAATTTACAGTGTATCTGGACGATGTTGATATAAAACGGTATGACGAATATCCTGAAATTCCGCTCCCCGAAAACGAGCCGGAACTGGATATTACGTTTGAGGGCGCAAGTGCAAGAGCAAACCTTAAAAATGCGGTTATGGTGCTTGCCGGATATGGCGCGGACGGCGCGCTTTTGTCTGCCGAAATTGCCGAAAACGACGGAAACGCAAGCCTTGAACTAAAGGGCGAATACGCGTCTGCAAAGGTGTTTTTGTTTAATTCGTTTGAAAGTCTAACCCCCATTGCAATGCTCGGTAAAAAAAGAATGCCGACTGTTGCGTGCTGGGGCGACAGCCTCACCGAGGGGCAGGGAAGCAGTGATTTCAGAAACGGCGGAACAAAGTCGTATCCCGGTGTGCTCAAAACGCTGACGGGCTATGACGTGCGCAATATGGGGTCGGCAGGAGAAACCGCAATGTCTATTGCCGCAAGGCAGGGCGCGGTGAACGCACTTCTTGAAAAAGACGTGACAATCCCGTCCGACTGCACCGAAGTTGAGATTGAATTTAAGGGTTACAACGACGACGGAACATATGCCGGAACGCTTACACCGCGAAATAAAAAAGACTGGAATCCGTGCGTGATAAACGGCGTGGATGGCGAACTGTCTTTTAAAGTTGACACGACAAAAAATCCGCGCGTTCTGATATGGGCGAAGTTTAAAAGAAAAACGCCGGGCGAGGCGGTGTATGCGCCCAAAGGCACGAAGATTTTTATGCCGAATAATATTAAAATAAACGAAAACGCCGATATAAACGTGATTTTCACGGGTACAAACGGCGTGTGGAACGCGGAGGATAAATCGGGCGAGGATTATGCGGACGACCTTGTGATTTTGATTAGGAAAATGCTCGCAAAGACGAAAAATCCCGATAAATATATCATTATCGGTTTGACGACGCGCGCGAGGGACGATTGGAAAATCACCGACGCGAAAATGAGGGAAGCATTCGGAGAGCATATTGTTTTTCCGCGGGACCGCATTGCAACGACCGAGGTTCTGACGGATAACGGCATTACGCCGACCGAACAGGATATTGCGGATATCGCCGTCGGCAGAGTGCCGACGTCACTGCGCCTTGCGGTGAACGACGTGCATTACACAGACGTCGGCTATGCCGAAATCGCCAAACTCGTTTATGCAAAAATGATAGAACTCGGGTATTGTGAATAA
- a CDS encoding helix-turn-helix transcriptional regulator, whose translation MKKYSLFSRHTIPSAWLISYVVVSLITVFFNFIAYVKIDGSVERQNERYVSEMLENRRTDIDNFTNLVSNVAIEISQRQTVRKLAFTRDELKDEKMMMVHDVLNDLNVYKKLENEFDGIYIYFYNTDYCISMAGANGADLYYETNIKEYGISKAEWLKLMQDKQSGKYAVLSNGTKDTITYFYSVYSVERFVPFATIAVEADVKKLLNSSSNPSYNGNFYICTEDGDIIGGDAEKNENARKIADEYGIERGVRNFKGGLTMICTESDGNGWKYFYLVDNSVFKKLIRSARADIAFFNLVGILIMLLVAKLLVKFNYNPIRKIIDAIGGNHNARVSEYQELGNKITSVMRENTEVNHRIKSFDSDFVREALLTRLLTETPSEAEKIEILETLKNAGIVFPYAKFAVLLIYIDINLDMFFDGDGDAEGDYRLARVALINILDEVFEGRCKINYCDLNGSLCCIANLDGSQQTEDVVKKLGWVRKLVLENLNINFTVGMSNIYSGTDDLGVCFAEASECMKERFYDRAGVICYSDLEKKNHTEYCLTGIKEGQILEYLRSGNANSAIHALDSLFDEKIISKIGSFYAMKSILYNLIIIINRAFGQMGDDINEKISGILQKIDKIENKSDVENLQKDIYSVIEYGCAQNGKEIMNRIDILMKKAKEYVDANYADINLSVTAVAQNIDVSLQYLSTNFKKICKIGLAEYITLVRIEHAKELLTETNISISDIAERVGYVNSRSFFRSFMRIVGTSPKGYRTSEGN comes from the coding sequence ATGAAAAAATACAGTTTGTTTTCGCGTCATACAATACCGTCTGCATGGCTTATATCCTATGTTGTGGTATCTTTGATAACGGTTTTTTTCAATTTCATTGCATATGTAAAAATCGACGGCAGTGTTGAGAGGCAAAACGAGCGCTATGTAAGCGAAATGCTCGAAAACCGCAGGACGGATATTGACAATTTTACAAATCTTGTAAGCAATGTGGCAATAGAAATATCGCAAAGGCAAACTGTACGCAAGCTTGCGTTTACGAGGGACGAATTAAAAGACGAAAAAATGATGATGGTTCACGATGTTTTAAACGACCTCAACGTTTACAAAAAGCTTGAAAATGAGTTTGACGGGATTTATATTTATTTTTACAACACCGATTATTGCATAAGTATGGCGGGCGCAAACGGCGCAGACTTATACTATGAAACCAACATAAAAGAATATGGCATTTCAAAGGCGGAATGGCTTAAGCTTATGCAGGATAAGCAAAGCGGAAAATACGCGGTTCTTTCAAACGGCACGAAAGACACCATTACATATTTTTATTCGGTCTATTCGGTGGAGCGTTTTGTGCCGTTTGCCACAATCGCCGTTGAGGCGGACGTTAAAAAGCTTTTAAATTCGTCGTCAAACCCGTCGTATAACGGCAATTTCTACATCTGCACCGAGGACGGCGACATTATCGGCGGTGATGCGGAAAAGAACGAAAACGCAAGAAAAATTGCCGATGAATACGGCATTGAGCGCGGTGTGAGAAATTTTAAGGGCGGTCTTACTATGATTTGCACCGAGTCGGACGGGAACGGCTGGAAGTATTTCTATCTTGTTGACAACAGCGTGTTCAAAAAGCTAATTCGCTCGGCACGCGCCGACATTGCATTTTTCAATCTTGTCGGCATACTTATAATGCTTCTCGTTGCAAAACTGCTGGTAAAATTCAACTACAATCCGATACGAAAAATCATAGACGCAATCGGCGGAAACCACAACGCGAGGGTATCGGAATATCAGGAGCTGGGCAACAAAATAACGTCGGTTATGCGCGAAAATACCGAGGTTAATCACAGAATAAAAAGCTTTGACAGCGATTTTGTCCGCGAGGCGCTCTTAACGCGTCTTTTGACAGAAACGCCGTCCGAGGCGGAGAAAATAGAAATTCTCGAAACGCTTAAAAACGCCGGGATTGTTTTTCCGTACGCAAAATTTGCCGTTTTGCTTATTTATATCGACATAAACCTTGATATGTTTTTCGACGGCGATGGCGACGCGGAGGGAGATTACCGTCTTGCACGCGTTGCACTTATAAACATTCTCGACGAGGTGTTTGAGGGCAGGTGCAAAATAAATTACTGCGACTTAAACGGCTCGCTTTGCTGTATTGCAAATTTGGATGGCAGTCAGCAGACGGAGGACGTTGTGAAAAAACTAGGCTGGGTGAGAAAGCTTGTTTTGGAGAATTTAAACATCAATTTCACCGTCGGAATGAGCAACATCTATTCGGGTACGGACGACCTCGGGGTGTGCTTTGCCGAGGCGTCGGAGTGTATGAAAGAAAGATTTTACGACCGTGCCGGCGTAATTTGTTACAGTGATTTGGAAAAGAAAAATCACACCGAATACTGCCTTACGGGAATTAAAGAGGGGCAGATTTTGGAATATCTTCGTTCGGGCAACGCAAATTCAGCAATTCACGCGCTAGACAGCCTGTTTGATGAGAAAATTATAAGCAAAATCGGCTCGTTTTACGCGATGAAATCAATTTTGTATAATCTTATCATCATCATAAACCGCGCGTTCGGTCAGATGGGCGACGACATCAACGAAAAAATAAGCGGAATTTTGCAGAAAATCGACAAAATCGAGAACAAATCAGACGTTGAAAATTTGCAGAAAGATATTTATTCGGTGATAGAATACGGCTGTGCGCAGAACGGAAAAGAGATAATGAACAGAATTGATATACTTATGAAAAAGGCGAAAGAATACGTTGACGCAAACTATGCGGACATAAACCTTTCGGTTACCGCGGTTGCGCAGAATATAGACGTAAGCCTGCAGTATCTTTCGACCAATTTCAAGAAAATCTGCAAAATCGGTCTGGCTGAGTATATCACGCTTGTGAGAATTGAGCACGCAAAAGAGCTTTTGACCGAAACAAATATTTCTATATCGGACATTGCCGAAAGGGTGGGCTATGTGAACAGCCGAAGCTTTTTCAGAAGCTTTATGCGCATTGTCGGCACTTCTCCGAAGGGGTACAGAACCTCGGAGGGAAATTAA